The following are from one region of the Flavobacteriales bacterium genome:
- a CDS encoding 3-hydroxyanthranilate 3,4-dioxygenase, whose product METRRPFNLNKWIEDNKDKLKPPVANKNLYDESGDYIVMIVGGPNARKDYHFNETEELFYQLKGDIEVTIQENGKAVKIPIKEGDMFLLPANIPHSPVRSEGSIGLVIERKRKGTNLKDGLMWFCDKCNHKLYEERFTLDDIERGFLPTFKRFYNSQDLRTCDKCGHEMESDPRFTDM is encoded by the coding sequence ATGGAAACAAGAAGACCTTTTAATTTAAATAAGTGGATAGAAGACAATAAAGACAAGCTTAAACCACCTGTTGCAAACAAAAATTTATACGATGAATCAGGCGATTATATTGTGATGATTGTTGGTGGTCCAAATGCTAGAAAGGATTATCACTTTAATGAAACCGAAGAATTGTTTTATCAGCTAAAAGGAGATATTGAAGTTACCATACAAGAGAATGGAAAAGCAGTAAAAATTCCAATAAAAGAAGGAGACATGTTTTTGTTACCAGCAAATATTCCTCATTCACCAGTTCGTTCGGAAGGCTCTATTGGATTAGTGATTGAACGTAAACGAAAAGGCACCAACCTTAAAGATGGTTTAATGTGGTTTTGCGACAAATGCAATCATAAATTGTACGAAGAACGTTTTACGCTCGATGACATTGAAAGAGGGTTTTTACCAACATTTAAACGTTTTTATAACTCGCAAGATTTAAGAACTTGTGATAAGTGTGGACACGAAATGGAGTCTGACCCTAGGTTTACTGATATGTAA